A genome region from Pseudomonas sp. N3-W includes the following:
- a CDS encoding CaiB/BaiF CoA-transferase family protein: MGVLDGVRIVEIAGIGPGPFCGMLLADMGAEVILVERVGHKGADMLDLGPHAIINRGKKSIALDLKDPEAIEAVLRLIEGSDALIEGMRPGVMERLGLGPEVCLARNPGLVYGRMTGWGQQGPLAQAAGHDLNYIALSGALWFSGEAGQPPMAPPTLVGDLGGGALYLALGIVAGILHAGTSGVGQVVDAAIVDGSANLMNLLLSVHAAGQQPLERGCGLLDGAHWARTYACADGLFVSVQALEPHFNALLFHTLGLGDDPDFKRPYDSRLWGQLQQRLAAVFASQPRQHWVDLLEGSDACFAPVLTPAEALLHPHMAERGVYSRTDGVLQAAPAPRFSASPSAVGAIPKRGEHTAEILRKAGLSELRIERLLNASQ; encoded by the coding sequence ATGGGTGTATTGGACGGCGTTCGGATCGTGGAAATTGCCGGCATCGGACCGGGGCCGTTTTGCGGCATGTTGCTGGCGGACATGGGCGCCGAGGTGATTCTAGTGGAACGTGTCGGCCACAAGGGCGCCGACATGCTCGACCTGGGGCCGCACGCGATCATCAATCGCGGCAAGAAATCGATTGCCCTGGACCTTAAAGACCCCGAAGCGATTGAAGCCGTGTTGCGCCTGATCGAGGGCTCCGACGCGTTGATCGAAGGCATGCGCCCCGGCGTCATGGAACGCCTGGGGCTGGGCCCCGAGGTGTGTCTGGCGCGCAATCCGGGGCTGGTCTACGGGCGCATGACCGGCTGGGGGCAGCAAGGTCCACTGGCGCAGGCGGCGGGTCACGACCTCAATTACATCGCGCTCTCCGGGGCCTTGTGGTTCAGCGGTGAAGCCGGTCAGCCACCGATGGCGCCACCAACGCTGGTGGGCGATCTGGGGGGCGGTGCGCTGTACCTGGCGCTGGGGATTGTGGCGGGGATTCTCCATGCCGGCACCAGCGGTGTCGGGCAAGTGGTGGACGCCGCGATTGTCGATGGCAGTGCCAACCTGATGAACCTGCTGTTGTCGGTGCACGCCGCCGGCCAACAGCCGCTGGAGCGCGGTTGCGGCCTGCTTGATGGCGCCCACTGGGCCCGCACCTATGCCTGTGCCGACGGGTTGTTTGTCAGCGTGCAGGCGCTGGAACCACACTTCAATGCCCTGCTGTTCCACACGCTCGGGCTCGGCGACGACCCGGACTTCAAGCGGCCCTACGATTCGCGTTTATGGGGTCAGTTGCAGCAGCGCCTGGCCGCCGTATTCGCCAGCCAGCCGCGCCAGCACTGGGTGGACCTGCTGGAAGGCAGCGACGCGTGCTTCGCCCCGGTGCTGACACCGGCCGAAGCGCTGCTGCATCCACACATGGCCGAGCGTGGCGTGTATTCGCGCACTGACGGTGTCTTGCAAGCGGCGCCGGCACCCCGGTTTTCCGCCTCGCCGTCGGCGGTCGGCGCGATACCCAAGCGTGGTGAACACACCGCAGAAATCCTGCGCAAGGCTGGCTTGAGTGAACTGCGGATCGAACGGCTGCTGAACGCCAGCCAATAA